In Hevea brasiliensis isolate MT/VB/25A 57/8 chromosome 13, ASM3005281v1, whole genome shotgun sequence, a single genomic region encodes these proteins:
- the LOC110672770 gene encoding LOW QUALITY PROTEIN: serine/arginine-rich splicing factor RS40 (The sequence of the model RefSeq protein was modified relative to this genomic sequence to represent the inferred CDS: inserted 2 bases in 1 codon) gives MIITKCTHAFHLLYIGFEFIYMENERDAEDAIRGLDRIEFGHKGRRLRVEWTRQERGTKRHDSSRRSSTNTRPSKTLFVINFDPHYTRPKDLERHFEPYGRIVSIRIRRNFAFVQYESQDDATKALEATNLSKLMERVILVEYAIXERRNGYSPERDRNMLPDKRNHDKRRSPSPYHRERGRPNHGLGRSPGPYWRERARPDYGRYRNPSPYRRGRFSPDYGRGTSCSPYKRERAGNDHGHRPIHSPYHKERATPNNDRGQSASPYRRERPSLDNDRNYSRNPYGRETANANNGHGYAMDGASLDNGHRTSPNSLPEERDSPNDGGAESPMHERYRRLSSYQILIV, from the exons ATGATAATTACAAAATGTACTCATGCCTTTCATCTATTGTATATAGGATTTGAGTTTATTTATatggaaaatgagagagatgCTGAGGATGCTATTCGAGGGCTTGATCGAATAGAATTTGGTCACAAGGGTCGCAGGCTTCGTGTTGAATGGACGAGG CAAGAGCGAGGCACTAAAAGACATGATAGTTCGAGAAGATCCTCAACTAATACTAGACCATCTAAGACCTTATTTGTTATCAATTTTGATCCACATTATACAAGGCCAAAGGACTTAGAGAGGCACTTTGAGCCATATGGCAGGATAGTGAGCATTAGAATTAGAAGAAATTTTGCATTTGTTCAGTATGAATCACAGGATGATGCCACAAAAGCATTGGAAGCTACAAATTTGAG CAAGTTAATGGAACGAGTTATTTTAGTGGAGTATGCAAT CGAAAGGAGGAATGGATATAGCCCTGAAAGAGATCGCAATATGTTACCAGACAAGCGAAACCATGATAAAAGGAGGTCTCCAAGTCCTTACCATAGGGAAAGAGGAAGACCTAACCATGGTCTTGGCCGTAGCCCTGGTCCTTACTGGAGAGAGAGGGCTAGACCAGACTATGGCCGTTATCGCAACCCAAGTCCCTACAGGAGAGGGAGGTTTAGTCCTGACTATGGCCGAGGCACAAGCTGTAGTCCTTATAAGAGAGAGAGGGCTGGCAATGACCATGGGCATAGGCCCATTCATAGTCCTTACCATAAAGAAAGAGCTACTCCTAACAATGATCGTGGCCAGAGTGCCAGTCCTTACCGAAGGGAAAGACCTAGCCTAGACAATGATCGCAACTATAGTCGCAATCCATATGGAAGAGAAACCGCTAATGCAAATAATGGTCATGGTTATGCGATGGATGGTGCTAGCCTTGACAATGGTCATCGAACAAGCCCAAATTCCTTGCCAGAAGAGAGGGACAGTCCAAATGATGGTGGGGCTGAAAGTCCTATGCATGAGAGATACCGCAGGTTATCATCATACCAAATTCTTATTGTCTAA
- the LOC110672772 gene encoding uncharacterized protein LOC110672772 isoform X2: MEILLKSTFPIFSKHPNIPATKPTKPLKVSIKPPPPDFDFRSEILQESRATIAKSHPQLRDLADTGSLVLIEKRLFGPVPAWRTEFVEPEAIWLVGTTHISSGSAAEVERVVQAVKPDNVVVELCRSRAGIMYTGNEGEIGKQLKSNMFSLSGTGFFGAVGRSINLGGQTALALRLLLALFSSKLSSDVNRSFGDEFRAARKASEEVGAQIVLGDRPIEITLERAWKALKWNEKLNFVIAVVRGIISSSDTSRNNLKASNTKDETFQLYEQLSFAYPSLLQPLIHERDTYLAWSLKRSKAVNKSKRVVGVIGNGHMNGIIYALVSDQGNLRFRDLVGKRTSADGSNGFVDSLVRSLVRDTVIGVLLWQLYEKLAASSALQGRGDLLLPNPIVFECM; the protein is encoded by the exons ATGGAAATTCTCCTGAAATCAACATTCCCTATCTTCTCCAAGCACCCAAATATCCCAGCAACCAAACCCACCAAACCCTTAAAGGTTTCGATAAAACCTCCACCGCCAGACTTTGATTTCAGGTCCGAGATATTGCAAGAATCCAGAGCCACAATTGCCAAATCCCATCCACAACTGCGAGATTTGGCTGATACAGGTAGCTTAGTACTGATTGAGAAGCGACTTTTTGGTCCAGTACCGGCCTGGAGGACCGAGTTTGTTGAACCGGAGGCTATCTGGTTGGTTGGAACCACTCATATTTCCAGTGGATCTGCCGCAGAGGTGGAGCGTGTAGTGCAGGCTGTGAAGCCTGACAATGTGGTAGTTGAGCTCTGTAGAAGCAG AGCTGGGATTATGTACACTGGTAACGAAGGTGAGATTGGCAAACAATTAAAGTCAAATATGTTCTCATTGAGCGGGACTGGCTTTTTTGGTGCTGTGGGTCGTAGCATAAACTTGG GGGGTCAAACAGCTCTAGCCTTGCGTCTGCTTTTAGCACTATTCTCCTCAAAATTATCTTCTGATGTCAACCGCTCATTTGGAGACGAG TTTCGTGCTGCTCGAAAAGCTTCTGAAGAAGTTGGTGCTCAGATAGTTTTGGGGGATCGGCCAATTGAAATAACG CTTGAAAGGGCGTGGAAGGCTCTGAAATGGAATGAGAAGCTTAATTTTGTAATAGCAGTTGTTCGTGGAATTATCTCATCATCTGATACATCAAGGAACAATTTAAAG GCATCAAATACAAAAGATGAGACCTTTCAGCTATATGAGCAACTAAGTTTCGCATATCCATCACTCTTGCAGCCTCTTATACATGAACGAGACACT TACCTGGCATGGTCTCTGAAACGGAGCAAAGCCGTGAACAAGAGCAAGAGAGTGGTGGGGGTGATTGGAAACGGGCATATGAATGGGATAATATATGCACTAGTGTCTGATCAGGGAAACTTGCGCTTTCGAGACCTCGTCGGGAAGAGGACTTCCGCTGACGGGTCTAATGGATTTGTGGATAGTCTTGTTAGGAGCTTGGTAAGAGACACAGTGATCGGTGTCCTGCTTTGGCAATTGTATGAGAAG CTTGCAGCCTCTTCTGCCCTTCAAGGGAGGGGAGATCTCCTCCTTCCTAACCCAATA GTGTTTGAGTGTATGTGA
- the LOC110672772 gene encoding uncharacterized protein LOC110672772 isoform X3 gives MYTGNEGEIGKQLKSNMFSLSGTGFFGAVGRSINLGGQTALALRLLLALFSSKLSSDVNRSFGDEFRAARKASEEVGAQIVLGDRPIEITLERAWKALKWNEKLNFVIAVVRGIISSSDTSRNNLKASNTKDETFQLYEQLSFAYPSLLQPLIHERDTYLAWSLKRSKAVNKSKRVVGVIGNGHMNGIIYALVSDQGNLRFRDLVGKRTSADGSNGFVDSLVRSLVRDTVIGVLLWQLYEKLAASSALQGRGDLLLPNPIVLIRSLYGSPKMSNNLTFVILSPRCFLLLFHIFVCACNMWCFFNLLGASSSRDNGVRR, from the exons ATGTACACTGGTAACGAAGGTGAGATTGGCAAACAATTAAAGTCAAATATGTTCTCATTGAGCGGGACTGGCTTTTTTGGTGCTGTGGGTCGTAGCATAAACTTGG GGGGTCAAACAGCTCTAGCCTTGCGTCTGCTTTTAGCACTATTCTCCTCAAAATTATCTTCTGATGTCAACCGCTCATTTGGAGACGAG TTTCGTGCTGCTCGAAAAGCTTCTGAAGAAGTTGGTGCTCAGATAGTTTTGGGGGATCGGCCAATTGAAATAACG CTTGAAAGGGCGTGGAAGGCTCTGAAATGGAATGAGAAGCTTAATTTTGTAATAGCAGTTGTTCGTGGAATTATCTCATCATCTGATACATCAAGGAACAATTTAAAG GCATCAAATACAAAAGATGAGACCTTTCAGCTATATGAGCAACTAAGTTTCGCATATCCATCACTCTTGCAGCCTCTTATACATGAACGAGACACT TACCTGGCATGGTCTCTGAAACGGAGCAAAGCCGTGAACAAGAGCAAGAGAGTGGTGGGGGTGATTGGAAACGGGCATATGAATGGGATAATATATGCACTAGTGTCTGATCAGGGAAACTTGCGCTTTCGAGACCTCGTCGGGAAGAGGACTTCCGCTGACGGGTCTAATGGATTTGTGGATAGTCTTGTTAGGAGCTTGGTAAGAGACACAGTGATCGGTGTCCTGCTTTGGCAATTGTATGAGAAG CTTGCAGCCTCTTCTGCCCTTCAAGGGAGGGGAGATCTCCTCCTTCCTAACCCAATA GTGTTGATTCGAAGCTTATATGGCTCTCCAAAGATGTCCAACAACTTAACCTTTGTGATTTTGTCACCAAGATGTTTTCTTCTCCTATTCCACATATTTGTTTGTGCATGCAATATGTGGTGTTTTTTTAATCTTCTTGGTGCTTCTTCCTCAAGGGATAATGGTGTGCGGCGATGA
- the LOC110672772 gene encoding uncharacterized protein LOC110672772 isoform X1, with amino-acid sequence MEILLKSTFPIFSKHPNIPATKPTKPLKVSIKPPPPDFDFRSEILQESRATIAKSHPQLRDLADTGSLVLIEKRLFGPVPAWRTEFVEPEAIWLVGTTHISSGSAAEVERVVQAVKPDNVVVELCRSRAGIMYTGNEGEIGKQLKSNMFSLSGTGFFGAVGRSINLGGQTALALRLLLALFSSKLSSDVNRSFGDEFRAARKASEEVGAQIVLGDRPIEITLERAWKALKWNEKLNFVIAVVRGIISSSDTSRNNLKASNTKDETFQLYEQLSFAYPSLLQPLIHERDTYLAWSLKRSKAVNKSKRVVGVIGNGHMNGIIYALVSDQGNLRFRDLVGKRTSADGSNGFVDSLVRSLVRDTVIGVLLWQLYEKLAASSALQGRGDLLLPNPIVLIRSLYGSPKMSNNLTFVILSPRCFLLLFHIFVCACNMWCFFNLLGASSSRDNGVRR; translated from the exons ATGGAAATTCTCCTGAAATCAACATTCCCTATCTTCTCCAAGCACCCAAATATCCCAGCAACCAAACCCACCAAACCCTTAAAGGTTTCGATAAAACCTCCACCGCCAGACTTTGATTTCAGGTCCGAGATATTGCAAGAATCCAGAGCCACAATTGCCAAATCCCATCCACAACTGCGAGATTTGGCTGATACAGGTAGCTTAGTACTGATTGAGAAGCGACTTTTTGGTCCAGTACCGGCCTGGAGGACCGAGTTTGTTGAACCGGAGGCTATCTGGTTGGTTGGAACCACTCATATTTCCAGTGGATCTGCCGCAGAGGTGGAGCGTGTAGTGCAGGCTGTGAAGCCTGACAATGTGGTAGTTGAGCTCTGTAGAAGCAG AGCTGGGATTATGTACACTGGTAACGAAGGTGAGATTGGCAAACAATTAAAGTCAAATATGTTCTCATTGAGCGGGACTGGCTTTTTTGGTGCTGTGGGTCGTAGCATAAACTTGG GGGGTCAAACAGCTCTAGCCTTGCGTCTGCTTTTAGCACTATTCTCCTCAAAATTATCTTCTGATGTCAACCGCTCATTTGGAGACGAG TTTCGTGCTGCTCGAAAAGCTTCTGAAGAAGTTGGTGCTCAGATAGTTTTGGGGGATCGGCCAATTGAAATAACG CTTGAAAGGGCGTGGAAGGCTCTGAAATGGAATGAGAAGCTTAATTTTGTAATAGCAGTTGTTCGTGGAATTATCTCATCATCTGATACATCAAGGAACAATTTAAAG GCATCAAATACAAAAGATGAGACCTTTCAGCTATATGAGCAACTAAGTTTCGCATATCCATCACTCTTGCAGCCTCTTATACATGAACGAGACACT TACCTGGCATGGTCTCTGAAACGGAGCAAAGCCGTGAACAAGAGCAAGAGAGTGGTGGGGGTGATTGGAAACGGGCATATGAATGGGATAATATATGCACTAGTGTCTGATCAGGGAAACTTGCGCTTTCGAGACCTCGTCGGGAAGAGGACTTCCGCTGACGGGTCTAATGGATTTGTGGATAGTCTTGTTAGGAGCTTGGTAAGAGACACAGTGATCGGTGTCCTGCTTTGGCAATTGTATGAGAAG CTTGCAGCCTCTTCTGCCCTTCAAGGGAGGGGAGATCTCCTCCTTCCTAACCCAATA GTGTTGATTCGAAGCTTATATGGCTCTCCAAAGATGTCCAACAACTTAACCTTTGTGATTTTGTCACCAAGATGTTTTCTTCTCCTATTCCACATATTTGTTTGTGCATGCAATATGTGGTGTTTTTTTAATCTTCTTGGTGCTTCTTCCTCAAGGGATAATGGTGTGCGGCGATGA
- the LOC110672777 gene encoding putative two-component response regulator ARR21, giving the protein MSNARVASTLSLKRKTYLFKIQILIVDDDSTSLAIVSSMLKACKLSIVTVKNSLDALATLRSANEAFELVVTDLHMPGMNGLELQKQVKEEFKIPVIIMSSDDKESVVLKSLESGAAFYMVKPVNPDDLHNVWQYAVASKKGKEVVIDQEMGSAEGVTSSIDKLIVCEDANSSSSVNEEGSQKKKRGRKRVRDHQDQKEENDPVPAKKAKVVWTNTLHNRFLQAVSHISLEKAVPKKILEFMNVPGLTRENVASHLQKYRMFLKKVAEKGFWTSRNVSERVLRSSFAYGYANSMFQNPQQEYWPFLRQQPFMRSSFQPGYGGTFCGLGSSRCGLLRFPNQEASSSNSVPQLRYGQSSLFCNPTSLQRPMFSNPYPLHLANRSTFNNTGMNLFSNAATTNGVTSGTSPMQMNPEQNQANLQNNATPFKFGTIGIDSSNYSSGASNMGTINSSYPSLNQNNNYAGIRLTSEGELIGTGLKRFSGNELSSGSNNGFNGLINWTHNNNLNNAPPGNEKFGFSGAQVAGFSSTGFGSASQFSPTFFPANPENTSVLAPMPQQTSALAPLSQQHTSTGLANTEGENDNAFHNLMNNASNFCSISDNNQQDLGEGDLGELLFGSTYATPYQEQNVEGFLNVNLPSSPYPAEVSSPVNELLNAEFSSACTIADKTPEQSSSQPQGREETVNFDFGGHVSPVRDDYYPSFEQPQCSYVEPVNSELSGIHLEEAPISGNEVWGEEYLNFLLTDE; this is encoded by the exons ATGAGTAATGCGAGAGTTGCTTCCACTCTGTCTCTCAAGAGAAAAACTTATcttttcaaaatccaaattttgattgTAGATGATGACTCTACATCTCTTGCTATTGTTTCTTCAATGCTTAAAGCATGCA AACTTTCCATTGTCACTGTTAAGAATTCATTAGATGCTTTAGCAACTCTTCGAAGTGCAAATGAAGCATTCGAATTGGTTGTCACTGATCTTCACATGCCTGGAATGAATGGATTGGAACTACAAAAGCAAGTCAAAGAAGAATTCAAGATTCCTGTTATTA TAATGTCATCAGATGACAAGGAAAGTGTCGTTTTGAAGAGTTTAGAGAGTGGAGCTGCATTCTATATGGTGAAACCAGTGAATCCAGATGATCTGCACAATGTTTGGCAGTATGCAGTGGCTTCCAAGAAAGGTAAAGAGGTTGTAATTGATCAGGAAATGGGAAGTGCTGAAGGGGTAACTTCATCTATTGACAAACTTATTGTTTGTGAGGATGCTAATTCTTCTTCATCGGTGAACGAAGAGGGTAgccagaaaaaaaaaaggggcagAAAAAGGGTAAGAGATCATCAAGACCAGAAGGAAGAAAATGATCCTGTTCCAGCCAAAAAGGCCAAGGTGGTTTGGACAAATACACTGCATAATCGTTTCTTGCAGGCTGTAAGCCATATAAGCCTGGAAA AGGCCGTTCCCAAGAAAATTCTTGAATTCATGAACGTACCAGGGTTAACTCGAGAAAATGTTGCTAGCCATTTACAG AAATACCGGATGTTCCTGAAGAAGGTTGCTGAGAAGGGTTTTTGGACATCACGTAATGTGTCGGAAAGGGTACTTAGGTCGTCCTTTGCCTATGGCTACGCCAACTCGATGTTCCAAAATCCCCAACAGGAATATTGGCCGTTTCTTAGACAACAGCCATTCATGAGATCATCATTCCAACCTGGTTATGGAGGCACTTTCTGTGGTCTTGGTAGCTCCCGCTGCGGCCTTTTACGCTTTCCTAATCAAGAAGCTTCAAGTAGCAACTCTGTACCTCAACTCCGCTATGGGCAATCCAGTTTATTTTGCAATCCGACTAGTTTACAGCGACCAATGTTTTCCAACCCATATCCTCTTCACCTGGCAAATCGCTCAACATTCAACAATACTGGAATGAATCTGTTCTCAAATGCAGCAACTACAAATGGCGTCACTAGTGGTACAAGTCCAATGCAAATGAACCCGGAACAAAATCAAGCAAATCTTCAGAACAATGCTACCCCTTTCAAATTTGGCACAATTGGAATTGACTCTTCCAATTACTCTTCAGGCGCTAGTAACATGGGAACTATTAATAGTTCATATCCTTCTCTGAACCAGAACAATAATTACGCTGGAATCCGATTGACTAGTGAGGGCGAGCTCATTGGAACGGGACTAAAGCGATTCAGTGGGAATGAGTTATCAAGTGGCTCTAATAACGGTTTTAATGGTTTGATCAACTGGACTCACAATAACAATCTGAACAATGCACCACCAGGGAATGAGAAATTTGGTTTTTCGGGTGCTCAAGTGGCCGGCTTTTCTTCTACTGGTTTTGGAAGTGCAAGCCAATTTTCACCAACATTCTTTCCGGCTAATCCAGAAAATACTTCAGTGCTAGCACCAATGCCTCAGCAAACTTCAGCGCTAGCACCACTGTCTCAGCAACATACCAGTACTGGTCTTGCGAATACTGAGGGAGAAAATGACAATGCTTTCCATAACCTGATGAATAATGCTTCTAACTTCTGTAGCATTTCTGATAATAATCAGCAAGATCTTGGCGAAGGTGATCTTGGTGAACTCCTGTTCGGGTCAACCTATGCAACTCCTTACCAG GAACAGAATGTGGAAGGGTTCCTGAATGTTAATTTACCTAGCAGCCCATATCCTGCTGAAGTGAGCTCTCCTGTCAATGAACTCCTAAATGCAGAATTTTCTAGCGCATGCACTATTGCTGACAAAACTCCTGAACAATCCTCTAGCCAG CCTCAAGGCAGGGAAGAAACTGTGAATTTCGACTTTGGTGGCCATGTTAGTCCAGTACGAGATGACTATTATCCAAGCTTTGAGCAG CCACAATGCAGTTATGTGGAGCCTGTGAATTCTGAGCTCAGTGGCATACATCTTGAAGAAGCACCAATATCCGGAAATGAG GTTTGGGGAGAGGAGTACTTGAACTTCCTGCTTACTGATGAGTGA
- the LOC110672778 gene encoding protein DETOXIFICATION 49 gives MCQLNFSPLSSKCRCQLPTKDPESSMHEPFLITESPTPKQQQLEHRPPPEFQEPPQKTHFSLAIREAISIAKIALPMILTGLLLYSRSMISMLFLGRLGELALAGGSLAIGFANITGYSILSGLAMGMEPICGQAFGAQKHSLLGLTLQRTILLLIFTSLPISLLWLNMKRILLFCGQDLAIATEAQSFLLYSLPDLLAQSILHPLRIYLRTQSITLPLTFCATLSILLHIPINYLLVTHLNLGIKGVALSGVWTNFILVGSLIVYILISGVHKKTWGGFSIECFKEWKTLLNLAIPSCISVCLEWWWYEIMILLCGLLLNPRATVASMGILIQTTSLVYIFPSSLSFSVSTRVGNELGANQPKKAKLAAIVGLSCSFILGFSALSFTVTVRKIWASMFTQDKEIIALTSLVLPIIGLCELGNCPQTTGCGVLRGTARPKVGANINLGCFYLVGMPVAVFLAFFAGFDFEGLWLGLLAAQGSCVVTMLVVLGCTDWEFQARRAKELTGTVGVVIDDVDDNQEIEEKKPSKPEIKEDSLYNYSDSYKSPV, from the coding sequence ATGTGCCAGCTAAACTTCTCTCCCCTCTCCTCTAAATGCCGTTGCCAACTCCCAACCAAGGACCCAGAGTCCAGCATGCACGAGCCATTTTTGATCACCGAAAGCCCAACACCCAAACAACAGCAGCTGGAACATAGACCGCCACCAGAATTCCAGGAGCCACCACAAAAGACACACTTCTCTCTTGCCATCAGAGAAGCCATATCCATTGCCAAAATAGCCCTTCCTATGATACTCACTGGTCTTTTGCTTTACTCTCGCTCGATGATCTCTATGCTTTTCCTTGGTCGCCTTGGCGAGCTTGCTTTAGCCGGTGGATCTCTTGCCATCGGCTTTGCTAACATAACTGGCTATTCTATCCTCTCTGGCCTCGCCATGGGAATGGAACCCATTTGTGGTCAAGCATTCGGAGCCCAAAAACACAGCCTTCTTGGTCTAACTTTGCAGAGAACTATACTTTTGCTAATATTCACTTCCTTACCCATTTCTCTTCTGTGGTTAAACATGAAAAGAATTCTTCTTTTTTGCGGCCAAGATTTGGCAATTGCCACAGAAGCTCAGTCATTTCTTCTTTATTCTCTTCCTGACCTCTTAGCTCAATCCATTTTACACCCGTTGAGAATTTATCTGAGAACTCAATCCATAACCTTGCCTTTAACATTTTGTGCTACTCTATCAATTCTTCTACACATACCCATAAACTATCTTCTGGTGACACACCTTAATTTAGGAATCAAAGGTGTTGCTCTTAGTGGGGTATGGACTAATTTCATTCTCGTAGGCTCTTTAATCGTCTACATCCTTATCTCCGGTGTCCACAAAAAGACCTGGGGAGGGTTTTCCATAGAGTGCTTCAAAGAATGGAAAACTCTTTTGAACTTGGCCATTCCAAGCTGCATCTCAGTGTGTCTTGAATGGTGGTGGTATGAAATCATGATTTTGCTATGCGGGCTGTTGTTGAACCCAAGAGCAACCGTTGCCTCTATGGGCATTCTGATTCAGACTACTTCACTAGTATACATATTTCCATCTTCTCTAAGCTTCAGCGTATCCACAAGGGTAGGTAATGAACTGGGTGCTAACCAGCCCAAGAAAGCAAAGCTCGCAGCCATTGTAGGCCTCTCTTGCAGCTTCATTCTGGGATTTTCAGCTCTAAGTTTCACAGTTACGGTGAGGAAAATATGGGCTAGCATGTTCACACAAGATAAAGAGATTATTGCCTTAACATCACTTGTTTTGCCGATAATAGGATTGTGTGAACTAGGAAACTGTCCACAAACAACAGGCTGTGGAGTGCTAAGAGGGACGGCTAGACCGAAAGTAGGGGCAAACATCAACTTGGGTTGCTTCTACCTTGTTGGTATGCCAGTGGCAGTATTTTTAGCATTTTTTGCAGGATTTGATTTCGAAGGACTATGGCTAGGCCTCTTGGCTGCACAAGGCTCCTGTGTTGTGACCATGTTGGTGGTTTTGGGTTGCACAGATTGGGAATTTCAAGCCCGAAGGGCTAAAGAGCTGACCGGAACTGTGGGCGTTGTCATTGATGATGTTGATGACAACCAAGAGATTGAGGAAAAGAAGCCATCTAAACCTGAAATCAAGGAGGATTCTTTATATAATTATAGTGATTCATATAAGTCACCAGTTTAA